The Stenotrophomonas sp. ZAC14D1_NAIMI4_1 DNA segment CGAATACGTCCAGGACGGCATGATCGTCGGTGTCGGCACCGGTTCCACCGTTGCCTATTTCATCGATGCCCTGGCCCGCATCCAGCACCGCATCAAGGGCGCGGTGTCCAGTTCCGAGCAGAGCACCGCCCGCCTGAAGCAGCACGGCATCGAGGTGATCGAGCTGAACCATGCCGGCACCCTGTCGCTGTACGTGGACGGCGCCGATGAGTGCGACGCCAACAAGTGCCTGATCAAGGGCGGCGGTGCCGCGCTGACCCGCGAGAAGATCATCGCCGAGGCCAGCGAGCACTTCGTCTGCATCGTCGACCCGAGCAAGCAGGTGCCGGTGCTGGGCAGGTTCCCGCTGCCGGTGGAAGTGATCCCGATGGCACGCAGCCTGGTGGCCCGCCAGATCCGCGACATGACCGGCGGCCAGCCGACCTGGCGCGAGGGCGTGGTGACCGACAACGGCAACCAGATCCTGGACATCCACAACCTGGAGATCACCGACCCGGAAAAGCTGGAGCGCGAGCTCAACCAGCTGCCGGGCGTGGTCTGCGTCGGCCTGTTCGCCCGCCGTCGCGCCGATGTGGTGATCGTCGGCGGCGAACCGCCGGTCGTGCTCTGATTTACGAAAGGACGCTGACATGTCGCTGCGCTCGCTGCTGATCCTCCCCCTGCTGGCCCTGACCGGCTGTGCCACCGATGCCGCCCGCCACTGGGTGGAACTGGATGGCGCCCGCTACCAGGTCGAGCTGGCCACCAATGACGAAACCCGCGCCCGCGGGCTGATGTTCCGCGACCAGATGCAGGCCGACCACGGCATGCTGTTCATCCACGACCGCGAGGAGATGCAGGCGTACTGGATGAAGAACACCAAGATCGCGCTGGACATCCTGTACTTCGACAGCGAGCGCAAGCT contains these protein-coding regions:
- the rpiA gene encoding ribose-5-phosphate isomerase RpiA, translating into MSEAKRLAAEKAIEYVQDGMIVGVGTGSTVAYFIDALARIQHRIKGAVSSSEQSTARLKQHGIEVIELNHAGTLSLYVDGADECDANKCLIKGGGAALTREKIIAEASEHFVCIVDPSKQVPVLGRFPLPVEVIPMARSLVARQIRDMTGGQPTWREGVVTDNGNQILDIHNLEITDPEKLERELNQLPGVVCVGLFARRRADVVIVGGEPPVVL
- a CDS encoding DUF192 domain-containing protein, with protein sequence MSLRSLLILPLLALTGCATDAARHWVELDGARYQVELATNDETRARGLMFRDQMQADHGMLFIHDREEMQAYWMKNTKIALDILYFDSERKLVSQQRDVPPCSAGDMCPPYPSGGPARYVLELNAGQAEKLKLKDGTPLTFGPGIEK